One Curtobacterium sp. MCLR17_007 DNA window includes the following coding sequences:
- a CDS encoding MGMT family protein has product MEQDFGEAVADVVRSIPPGRAMTYGDVAAVLGSRASRAVGKVMAHEGSDLAWWRVVRSGGLPPVHHEARALEHYRVEGTPLTWGRTAWRIDMRRARWSPELDGTQGPVGHEAVTGEN; this is encoded by the coding sequence GTGGAGCAGGACTTCGGCGAAGCGGTCGCCGATGTCGTCCGGTCGATCCCGCCCGGACGCGCGATGACCTACGGCGACGTGGCTGCTGTCCTCGGATCGCGGGCCTCGCGGGCGGTCGGCAAGGTGATGGCCCACGAGGGCTCCGACCTGGCGTGGTGGCGCGTGGTGCGGTCCGGTGGACTGCCACCCGTCCACCACGAAGCACGCGCGCTGGAGCACTACCGGGTCGAGGGCACGCCCCTGACGTGGGGCCGGACGGCCTGGAGGATCGACATGCGTCGCGCGCGCTGGTCACCCGAGCTGGACGGCACGCAGGGACCCGTTGGTCACGAAGCGGTAACAGGCGAGAACTGA
- a CDS encoding DUF805 domain-containing protein, with amino-acid sequence MTDDSPQPGGVALRDPFIGAPFTEALRRFWRKYTVFTGRASRSEFWWWWITSLAIGLVLQLVPQVFTPDTPMLENPVGSYLFVLWVLATLVGSLALGARRLHDANLSGFWQFLHVLPGIGSLVLFVVFLLPSNPKGTRFDV; translated from the coding sequence ATGACAGACGACAGCCCGCAACCCGGCGGTGTGGCCCTCCGGGACCCGTTCATCGGCGCGCCGTTCACCGAGGCGCTCCGCCGGTTCTGGCGGAAGTACACCGTGTTCACCGGACGGGCGTCCCGGTCCGAGTTCTGGTGGTGGTGGATCACGTCGCTGGCGATCGGGCTCGTGCTGCAGCTCGTGCCCCAGGTGTTCACACCGGACACCCCGATGCTCGAGAACCCCGTGGGGTCCTACCTGTTCGTGCTCTGGGTGCTGGCCACCCTGGTCGGGTCGCTCGCGCTCGGCGCCCGACGGCTGCACGACGCGAACCTGTCCGGCTTCTGGCAGTTCCTGCACGTGCTGCCGGGCATCGGGTCGCTGGTGCTCTTCGTGGTGTTCCTGCTGCCGTCGAACCCGAAGGGCACCCGCTTCGACGTCTGA
- a CDS encoding ABC transporter ATP-binding protein, translating into MTTLGVRGEEREDFTKAESKRLRRRSLSLLGSLAAPLKARLVLLGIVVVVSTAGTVAGPALIAWGIDNALPDVLERNDWVPAFGVVATYIVVAVLGAVLTAWYTVLAARISQAILFDLRKRVFLHTQRLSLEFHETYTSGRIISRQTSDLDSIRELLDSGLNQLIQGVLYMAFTAVALVSLDPTSGLVLAVSLVPLWFLIRWFQSNSQTLFRATRVASARVIVQFVETMTGIRAVQAFRKESRNKDEYGGFVEDYRVANTKVFNLFGTFDPVLVLIGNVTLAAVVVIGGFRVVGGSLEVGALLAVALYAKRFFDPAQELAMFYNGYQSASAAMEKISGVLEERPSVPDPVKPTKLADANGKMDFDDVEFAYNAGKVVLPAFDLHIPSGQTIALVGSTGAGKSTLAKLMARFYDPSRGSVKLDGVDLRDLDTKDMRRAIVMVTQEAYLFSGTVADNIALGKPGASRAEIESSAKAVGAHEFIMALPDGYDTDVNKRGGRVSAGQRQLLSFARAFIADPKVLILDEATASLDIPSERLVQEGLETLLADRTAVIIAHRLSTVAIAHRVLVMEYGRIVEDGTPDDLIAGTGRFAQLHAAWRDSLV; encoded by the coding sequence ATCACCACGCTCGGCGTGCGCGGCGAGGAGCGCGAGGACTTCACCAAGGCGGAGAGCAAGCGCCTGCGGCGCCGCTCGCTGTCGCTGCTCGGGTCGCTCGCGGCGCCGCTGAAGGCCCGCCTGGTCCTGCTCGGCATCGTCGTGGTCGTCTCGACCGCCGGGACCGTCGCCGGACCGGCGCTGATCGCGTGGGGCATCGACAACGCCCTGCCCGACGTGCTGGAGCGGAACGACTGGGTCCCGGCGTTCGGGGTCGTGGCGACGTACATCGTCGTCGCGGTCCTCGGCGCGGTCCTCACCGCGTGGTACACGGTGCTGGCGGCGCGGATCAGCCAGGCGATCCTGTTCGACCTGCGCAAGCGGGTGTTCCTGCACACGCAGCGCCTGTCGCTCGAGTTCCACGAGACCTACACGTCCGGACGGATCATCTCCCGTCAGACGAGTGACCTCGACTCGATCCGCGAGCTGCTCGACTCGGGGCTGAACCAGCTCATCCAGGGCGTGCTGTACATGGCGTTCACCGCGGTGGCACTCGTGTCGCTCGACCCCACGTCCGGGCTGGTGCTCGCCGTGTCGCTCGTGCCGCTGTGGTTCCTGATCCGCTGGTTCCAGTCGAACTCGCAGACGCTGTTCCGTGCCACCCGTGTGGCGTCGGCCCGCGTCATCGTGCAGTTCGTCGAGACCATGACGGGGATCCGCGCCGTGCAGGCCTTCCGCAAGGAGTCCCGCAACAAGGACGAGTACGGCGGCTTCGTCGAGGACTACCGGGTGGCCAACACGAAGGTGTTCAACCTGTTCGGGACCTTCGACCCGGTGCTGGTGCTCATCGGCAACGTGACCCTCGCCGCGGTGGTCGTCATCGGTGGCTTCCGCGTCGTCGGCGGATCGCTCGAGGTCGGCGCGCTGCTCGCGGTGGCGCTGTACGCCAAGCGCTTCTTCGACCCGGCGCAGGAGCTCGCGATGTTCTACAACGGGTACCAGTCGGCCTCGGCCGCGATGGAGAAGATCTCCGGGGTGCTCGAGGAACGTCCGAGCGTGCCGGACCCCGTGAAGCCGACGAAGCTCGCCGACGCCAATGGCAAGATGGACTTCGACGACGTCGAGTTCGCCTACAACGCGGGCAAGGTCGTGCTGCCGGCGTTCGACCTGCACATCCCGTCCGGGCAGACGATCGCCCTGGTGGGGTCGACCGGTGCGGGCAAGTCCACGCTCGCCAAGCTCATGGCGCGGTTCTACGACCCGTCCCGCGGCTCGGTGAAGCTCGACGGCGTGGACCTGCGGGACCTCGACACGAAGGACATGCGCCGCGCGATCGTCATGGTCACGCAAGAGGCCTACCTGTTCTCCGGCACGGTCGCGGACAACATCGCGCTCGGCAAGCCGGGGGCGTCCCGCGCCGAGATCGAGTCCTCGGCCAAGGCGGTCGGCGCGCACGAGTTCATCATGGCGCTGCCCGACGGGTACGACACCGACGTGAACAAGCGCGGTGGTCGTGTGTCGGCGGGGCAGCGACAGCTGCTGTCGTTCGCCCGGGCGTTCATCGCGGACCCGAAGGTGCTCATCCTCGACGAGGCGACGGCGTCGCTCGACATCCCGTCCGAGCGGCTGGTGCAGGAGGGTCTCGAGACCCTGCTCGCCGACCGCACGGCCGTGATCATCGCGCACCGGCTGTCCACCGTCGCGATCGCCCACCGGGTGCTCGTGATGGAGTACGGCCGGATCGTCGAGGACGGCACCCCCGACGACCTGATCGCGGGCACGGGGCGGTTCGCCCAGCTGCACGCGGCCTGGCGCGACTCGCTGGTGTAG
- a CDS encoding ABC transporter ATP-binding protein, with product MSKSPTTARPSTFRAIARIYPYVKPFQGRLIAGMAAAMGASLVALAIPYVLQWLVDGPLSSKDDAQIWPAGLGVLALGVLEAFFIASRRRMVMRPSTRIETSMRNALYAKLQDLPVAFHDRWESGQLLSRSVSDLSLIRRWLAFGVVLLVVNVVTIVVGFVVLFTFGWLLGLIFLIASIPLWINGLLFERRYSVVARRSQDQVGDLATSVEQSVHGIRVLKAFGRGGYKLEEFSEQAEALRGTEIKKAKAIASIWLWLLLVPDVAFALCLLAGIYLASQGQLSVGQLFAFFATATVLRFPIESIGFLLSMTFDARTAVDRFFEVMDSENTITDPEHPKTIAEPHGALSFNAVHFRYQDSAAQYPDLINGVELRLEPGETMALVGLTGCGKTTLLSLVPRLYDVTGGSVTIDGVDIRDLTREELRRHVGVAFEDATLFSTTVRENVLLGRPDVTGEAADALLREALDIAQASFVDDLPDGVDTRVGEEGLSLSGGQRQRLALARAIAARPSVLVLDDPLSALDVDTEARVEAGLRRVLAETTSLIVAHRPSTVTLADRVALMENGVVTAVGTHSELMATNDHYRYVISSLDEDDATARQEAMA from the coding sequence ATGTCCAAGTCGCCCACCACGGCGCGCCCGTCCACCTTCCGCGCGATCGCGCGGATCTACCCCTACGTGAAGCCCTTCCAGGGCCGCCTCATCGCCGGCATGGCCGCGGCGATGGGAGCCTCCCTGGTGGCGCTCGCCATCCCCTACGTCCTGCAGTGGCTCGTCGACGGCCCGCTGTCGTCCAAGGACGATGCCCAGATCTGGCCCGCCGGGCTCGGTGTGCTCGCCCTCGGCGTGCTCGAGGCGTTCTTCATCGCCTCGCGTCGCCGCATGGTGATGCGCCCGTCGACCCGCATCGAGACGAGCATGCGCAACGCGCTGTACGCCAAGCTGCAGGACCTGCCCGTCGCGTTCCACGACCGGTGGGAGTCGGGGCAGCTGCTGTCCCGCTCGGTGTCCGACCTGTCGCTCATCCGCCGCTGGCTGGCGTTCGGCGTCGTGCTGCTCGTCGTCAACGTCGTCACGATCGTGGTCGGGTTCGTCGTGCTGTTCACCTTCGGGTGGCTGCTCGGCCTGATCTTCCTGATCGCGTCGATCCCGCTCTGGATCAACGGGCTGCTGTTCGAGCGTCGGTACTCCGTCGTCGCGCGCCGCAGCCAGGACCAGGTCGGCGACCTGGCGACGAGCGTCGAACAGTCCGTGCACGGCATCCGTGTGCTCAAGGCGTTCGGCCGCGGCGGGTACAAGCTCGAGGAGTTCAGCGAGCAGGCCGAGGCACTGCGTGGCACCGAGATCAAGAAGGCGAAGGCCATCGCGAGCATCTGGCTGTGGCTGCTGCTCGTACCGGACGTCGCCTTCGCGCTGTGCCTGCTGGCGGGGATCTACCTGGCCAGCCAGGGACAGCTCAGCGTCGGGCAGCTGTTCGCGTTCTTCGCGACGGCGACGGTGCTGCGGTTCCCGATCGAGTCGATCGGCTTCCTGCTCTCGATGACGTTCGACGCGCGCACCGCGGTCGACCGCTTCTTCGAGGTGATGGACTCCGAGAACACGATCACGGACCCGGAACACCCGAAGACGATCGCCGAGCCGCACGGTGCGCTGTCCTTCAACGCCGTGCACTTCCGGTACCAGGACTCCGCGGCGCAGTACCCGGACCTCATCAACGGCGTCGAGCTGCGGCTCGAGCCCGGTGAGACCATGGCGCTCGTCGGGCTCACCGGCTGCGGCAAGACGACGCTGCTCTCGCTGGTGCCACGGCTGTACGACGTGACCGGCGGATCGGTGACGATCGACGGCGTCGACATCCGTGACCTGACGCGTGAAGAGCTGCGACGGCACGTGGGCGTCGCGTTCGAGGACGCCACCCTGTTCTCGACGACCGTGCGGGAGAACGTGCTGCTCGGTCGCCCGGACGTCACGGGTGAGGCTGCCGACGCGCTGCTCCGCGAAGCCCTCGACATCGCACAGGCGTCGTTCGTCGACGACCTGCCCGACGGCGTGGACACCCGCGTCGGAGAAGAGGGGCTGTCCCTGTCCGGTGGGCAGCGGCAGCGGCTCGCGCTGGCGCGGGCGATCGCGGCACGGCCGTCGGTCCTGGTGCTCGACGACCCCCTGTCGGCGCTCGACGTCGACACGGAGGCCCGCGTCGAGGCCGGCCTGCGCCGGGTCCTCGCCGAGACCACGTCGCTCATCGTGGCGCACCGTCCCTCGACGGTGACGCTCGCGGACCGCGTCGCGCTCATGGAGAACGGCGTCGTCACCGCCGTCGGCACCCACTCGGAGCTGATGGCCACGAACGACCACTACCGCTACGTCATCTCGTCCCTGGACGAGGACGACGCGACCGCACGACAGGAGGCGATGGCATGA
- the purH gene encoding bifunctional phosphoribosylaminoimidazolecarboxamide formyltransferase/IMP cyclohydrolase, with protein MSVHAADPSLYRDRDVVPVRRALISVSDKSGLLELAGALADAGVELVSTGSTAQTIRDAGYTVTDVSSVTGFPESLDGRVKTLHPSVHAGLLADLRLESHEQQLADLGIEAFELVVVNLYPFVETVASGADTATVVENVDIGGPAMVRASAKNHPNVAIVVSPASYAEVVEAVRAGGTSLELRKRLAAQAFAHTAAYDTAVASYFASDVVDATAGDVVASDPDLETPGTFDDHLSFDADLTATLRYGENAHQAAALYSGDGGTGIAQATQLHGKEMSYNNYVDADAAVRAAFDFTEPAVAVIKHANPCGIAVAAPDAADPIASAHAAAHACDPLSAFGGVIAANRPVTVQMAETVKDVFTEVVVAPGFDPEALEILSRKKNIRLLTLPADFALAPREVKQISGGFLVQDADRFTAFDQSTWDLVAGAPADDATLADLAFAWKAARAVKSNAILLANRGASVGVGMGQVNRVDSCHLAVTRAGDRAAGSVAASDAFFPFADGLQVLLDAGVRAVAQPGGSVRDDEVIAAATAAGVTMYFTGERHFFH; from the coding sequence ATGAGCGTCCACGCCGCCGACCCCAGCCTGTACCGCGACCGGGACGTCGTCCCCGTGCGTCGTGCCCTCATCTCCGTCAGCGACAAGTCCGGTCTGCTCGAGCTCGCCGGGGCACTGGCCGACGCGGGGGTCGAGCTCGTGTCGACCGGGTCAACCGCGCAGACGATCCGCGACGCCGGCTACACGGTCACCGACGTGTCGAGCGTCACCGGCTTCCCCGAGTCGCTGGACGGCCGGGTCAAGACGCTGCACCCGTCCGTGCACGCGGGGCTGCTCGCCGACCTGCGGCTCGAGTCGCACGAGCAGCAGCTCGCCGACCTCGGGATCGAGGCGTTCGAGCTCGTCGTCGTGAACCTGTACCCGTTCGTCGAGACGGTCGCCTCGGGTGCCGACACCGCGACCGTGGTCGAGAACGTCGACATCGGCGGCCCGGCGATGGTCCGCGCGTCGGCGAAGAACCACCCGAACGTGGCGATCGTCGTCTCGCCCGCGTCCTACGCCGAGGTCGTCGAGGCCGTCCGCGCCGGCGGGACCTCGCTCGAGCTCCGGAAGCGCCTGGCAGCACAGGCCTTCGCGCACACCGCCGCGTACGACACCGCGGTGGCCTCGTACTTCGCCAGCGACGTTGTCGACGCAACCGCAGGCGACGTGGTCGCGTCCGACCCCGACCTCGAGACACCCGGCACCTTCGACGACCACCTGTCGTTCGACGCCGACCTGACCGCGACCCTCCGCTACGGCGAGAACGCGCACCAGGCAGCGGCGCTGTACTCCGGCGACGGCGGTACCGGGATCGCGCAGGCGACGCAGCTGCACGGCAAGGAGATGTCGTACAACAACTACGTCGACGCCGACGCAGCCGTCCGTGCCGCGTTCGACTTCACCGAGCCGGCCGTCGCGGTCATCAAGCACGCCAACCCCTGCGGCATCGCGGTCGCCGCCCCCGACGCCGCCGACCCGATCGCCTCGGCACACGCCGCCGCACACGCCTGCGACCCGCTGTCCGCGTTCGGCGGGGTGATCGCCGCGAACCGTCCCGTGACCGTGCAGATGGCCGAGACGGTGAAGGACGTCTTCACCGAGGTCGTCGTCGCCCCGGGCTTCGACCCCGAGGCCCTCGAGATCCTGTCGCGCAAGAAGAACATCCGGCTCCTCACCCTGCCGGCCGACTTCGCACTCGCCCCGCGCGAGGTCAAGCAGATCTCCGGCGGGTTCCTCGTGCAGGACGCCGACCGCTTCACGGCGTTCGACCAGTCCACGTGGGACCTGGTCGCCGGCGCGCCCGCCGACGACGCGACCCTGGCTGACCTCGCCTTCGCGTGGAAGGCGGCGCGTGCGGTGAAGTCGAACGCGATCCTGTTGGCGAACCGCGGTGCGAGCGTCGGGGTCGGCATGGGCCAGGTCAACCGGGTCGACTCGTGCCACCTCGCCGTGACCCGCGCCGGTGACCGTGCCGCCGGGTCGGTCGCCGCCTCCGACGCCTTCTTCCCGTTCGCCGACGGACTGCAGGTCCTGCTCGACGCCGGGGTGCGCGCAGTCGCGCAGCCGGGGGGCAGCGTCCGTGACGACGAGGTCATCGCGGCGGCGACGGCGGCCGGCGTGACGATGTACTTCACCGGCGAGCGGCACTTCTTCCACTGA
- the purN gene encoding phosphoribosylglycinamide formyltransferase, producing the protein MLELVVLISGAGSNLRALLEATRDAEYPARVVAIGADRDAEGLGLGEEYSIPTFSVPYSRYDSRADWGQALAEQIRPWSPDLLVLSGLMRLLPPAVVSEFGPAVINTHPAYLPEFPGAHGVRDALAAGVSETGASVIQVDDGVDSGPILAQERVPVLPHDSESTLHDRIKPVERRLLIQTVLDIANGHIDLKGTTSA; encoded by the coding sequence GTGCTCGAACTGGTCGTCCTGATCTCCGGTGCCGGCTCGAACCTGCGGGCCCTGCTCGAGGCGACCCGCGACGCCGAGTACCCCGCCCGCGTCGTCGCCATCGGTGCCGACCGCGACGCCGAGGGACTCGGTCTCGGCGAGGAGTACTCGATCCCGACGTTCTCGGTGCCGTACTCGCGCTACGACTCGCGCGCCGACTGGGGTCAGGCGCTCGCCGAGCAGATCCGCCCCTGGTCGCCGGACCTGCTCGTGCTCTCCGGACTCATGCGCCTGCTGCCGCCGGCCGTCGTCTCCGAGTTCGGTCCCGCGGTCATCAACACCCACCCCGCGTACCTGCCCGAGTTCCCGGGCGCGCACGGCGTCCGTGACGCCCTGGCCGCAGGGGTCAGCGAGACGGGTGCCAGCGTGATCCAGGTCGACGACGGCGTCGACAGCGGGCCGATCCTGGCCCAGGAGCGCGTTCCCGTGCTGCCGCACGACTCCGAGTCGACGTTGCACGACCGCATCAAGCCGGTCGAGCGGCGCCTGCTGATCCAGACCGTCCTCGACATCGCCAACGGACACATCGACCTGAAGGGCACCACGAGCGCATGA